One window from the genome of Pandoraea fibrosis encodes:
- a CDS encoding sensor domain-containing diguanylate cyclase, which translates to MVKSLKGRVALATALVSMILIVGVAVGIEFFVYGELRSSMQAQLDSQVKLVADQLDDKLRAKFLALHRMSRHIGDPYAMTPGQFDKFASMSVSMPETFNTIFVAAPDGHMLYDSTFSATSINISDRDYFQQLLAGAPQAASSVIAGKITSAPGMVLAVPITNAQGKVTAVIGGAVNLLRQNFIVDLASNAIGETGRYCLVTNENPSRYVIQADVTKILTSVGPVQTLCGVRDAGSNDLVHMHPLVARAPMTTTGWSVVAVLPGAEAFDPLARVRRRVVILAIVVIGIAAFAMWWMARRMLRPLDTLRDLVQRSAGDMRAVQSLPVQRADEIGALANTFRDMMERLGDRTEALEMSREAARANVRRMQEIADRVPYLVAFLDGDERFAFVNRACELRLRRSRERILGTTARELLGPSLYREFAPHLSRAFAGEAATFVWDFGEDTAYRCFEVSYQPEWATHNVLAGVHVFVRDITVERSNERRWRRESHTDHLTGLLNRKGFDQALANAVRRAREGAGAQALLFVDLDRFKVVNDTWGHALGDELLRRLAKRLVASVRESDAIARFGGDEFAVIMGDVQDVVDVERTAMSILDLASRPMVLSVGEVRVGACVGVAIVACGEDQTPGMLFEAADRALYNAKHGGRGRFVLSGDVSGHVA; encoded by the coding sequence ATGGTGAAGTCGTTGAAGGGACGGGTCGCGTTGGCGACAGCGCTCGTCTCGATGATATTGATCGTCGGTGTGGCTGTTGGTATCGAGTTTTTCGTCTATGGGGAATTGCGAAGCTCGATGCAGGCGCAGCTCGACTCGCAGGTCAAGCTCGTTGCCGATCAGCTCGACGACAAACTGCGTGCCAAGTTTCTCGCCTTGCACCGCATGTCTCGCCATATCGGCGATCCCTACGCCATGACACCCGGGCAGTTCGACAAATTCGCCAGCATGTCGGTGTCGATGCCGGAAACATTCAACACGATCTTCGTGGCCGCACCCGACGGCCACATGCTCTACGACTCGACGTTCTCCGCCACCTCCATCAACATCTCCGATCGCGATTACTTCCAGCAACTGCTCGCGGGGGCGCCGCAGGCGGCGTCGAGTGTGATCGCGGGCAAGATCACAAGCGCGCCGGGCATGGTGCTCGCCGTGCCCATCACGAATGCGCAGGGCAAAGTGACGGCCGTGATCGGCGGGGCGGTCAACCTGCTGCGGCAGAATTTCATTGTCGATCTGGCAAGCAATGCCATCGGTGAGACCGGGCGCTATTGCCTGGTGACCAACGAAAACCCGTCGCGTTACGTCATTCAGGCGGACGTGACCAAGATTCTCACGTCCGTGGGACCGGTGCAGACGCTGTGCGGCGTTCGCGACGCCGGCTCGAACGACCTCGTTCACATGCATCCGCTCGTCGCGCGCGCGCCCATGACGACAACCGGCTGGTCGGTCGTGGCGGTGCTGCCCGGGGCCGAGGCCTTCGATCCGCTCGCGCGGGTGCGCCGTCGTGTGGTCATTCTCGCGATTGTCGTGATCGGCATTGCCGCGTTCGCCATGTGGTGGATGGCGCGGCGCATGCTGCGTCCGCTCGACACGCTGCGAGACCTCGTGCAGCGTAGCGCCGGCGATATGCGCGCCGTGCAATCGCTGCCGGTGCAGCGTGCCGACGAGATCGGGGCGCTCGCGAACACCTTTCGCGACATGATGGAGCGGTTGGGCGATCGCACGGAAGCGCTGGAAATGTCGCGCGAAGCGGCGCGTGCAAACGTGCGTCGCATGCAGGAGATTGCAGACCGGGTGCCCTATCTGGTGGCGTTTCTCGATGGCGACGAGCGCTTCGCGTTCGTGAACCGCGCCTGCGAGCTGCGGCTGCGCCGCTCGCGTGAGCGCATTCTCGGCACCACGGCGCGCGAGTTGCTCGGCCCGTCGCTCTATCGCGAATTCGCCCCTCATCTGTCGCGCGCCTTCGCGGGCGAGGCTGCCACCTTCGTCTGGGATTTTGGCGAAGACACGGCGTATCGCTGCTTCGAAGTGAGTTATCAGCCGGAGTGGGCGACGCATAACGTGCTCGCCGGCGTGCACGTCTTTGTGCGCGACATCACCGTCGAGCGCTCGAACGAGCGGCGTTGGCGGCGCGAGTCGCATACCGATCACCTCACCGGACTGCTCAATCGCAAGGGCTTCGATCAGGCGCTGGCCAACGCGGTGCGACGCGCGCGCGAAGGCGCCGGTGCGCAGGCGCTGCTGTTCGTCGATCTGGATCGCTTCAAGGTGGTCAACGACACGTGGGGGCATGCCCTGGGCGACGAGTTGCTGCGGCGTCTGGCCAAGCGGCTCGTGGCGAGCGTGCGCGAGAGCGATGCCATTGCCCGTTTCGGCGGCGACGAGTTCGCCGTCATCATGGGGGATGTGCAGGATGTCGTTGATGTCGAGCGCACGGCGATGTCGATTCTCGATCTGGCGTCGCGGCCGATGGTGTTGTCCGTGGGCGAGGTTAGGGTGGGGGCGTGTGTCGGCGTGGCGATCGTGGCGTGCGGTGAGGATCAGACGCCGGGCATGTTGTTCGAAGCCGCAGACCGCGCGTTGTATAACGCGAAGCACGGTGGGCGCGGGCGCTTTGTCCTGAGCGGCGACGTTTCCGGACATGTCGCGTAA
- the mutS gene encoding DNA mismatch repair protein MutS, protein MTSTQATPTPAATAPMTPMMQQYTRIKAEHPNMLVFYRMGDFYELFHDDAAKAARLLDLTLTARGQSGGQPIRMAGVPHHAVEQYLGKLVKLGESVAICEQIGDPATSKGPVERKVVRIVTPGTLTDAALLSDKVDQYLLAVQMPHARRASERMAGLAWLSLASGELRLMEVAADKLSRELERIRPAETLVPDSALDDFKDFSLGTTTRVPDWHFDTAAGTQRLRDQLGVASLTAFGCDGLNPALGAAGALLQYAAATQGQSLRHVQSLNVEREAAYIGLDAATRRNLELTETLRGTESPTLLSLLDTCGTTMGSRLMRHWLHHPMRDQQVPQSRQLAIATLLEGPGTWRALNSELRHVADVERITARLALLTARPRDLSSLRDALRRLPELHTTLRAVEANSPLLAMLHEDLAIPEAALALLTSAVAEEPAAMVRDGGVIARGYDADLDELRDISENCGQFLVDLETRERARTGINNLRVEFNKVHGFYIEVTRGQTDKVPDDYRRRQTLKNAERYITPELKTFEDKALSAQERSLAREKVLYDALLQTLLPHITEFKRIAQALAQLDVLAALAERAETLGWVKPELVQERVVDIRQGRHPVVEQQVERFIANDCSLGDARRLLLITGPNMGGKSTFMRQTALIALLAYVGCYVPAEAVRLGPLDAIFTRIGASDDLAGGRSTFMVEMTESAAILHTATDQSLVLMDEIGRGTSTFDGLALAWAIARHLLGHNRCYTLFATHYFELTQLPDEFPQCANVHLSAVEHGEGIVFLHAVQDGPASQSYGLQVAQLAGVPMPVIRAARKHLALLEQQALDPAAPQLDLFATRAPADDSLDDFDEDADSATSQQGTNGTAHHAAALDPAAEAALARLAQIDPDDLRPREALDLLYELRGLMDGRANA, encoded by the coding sequence ATGACGAGCACCCAAGCCACTCCCACCCCCGCCGCTACCGCACCGATGACGCCGATGATGCAGCAGTACACGCGCATCAAGGCCGAGCATCCGAACATGCTCGTCTTCTACCGCATGGGCGACTTCTACGAGTTGTTCCACGACGACGCGGCCAAGGCTGCGCGCCTGCTTGACCTCACGCTGACCGCGCGCGGTCAGTCCGGCGGTCAGCCGATCCGCATGGCCGGGGTTCCGCATCACGCTGTGGAGCAATATCTCGGCAAACTGGTCAAGCTCGGCGAATCGGTCGCCATCTGCGAACAGATCGGCGATCCTGCCACGTCGAAAGGCCCGGTGGAGCGCAAGGTCGTGCGCATCGTCACGCCCGGCACACTGACCGACGCCGCCCTGCTCAGCGACAAGGTCGATCAGTATCTGCTGGCGGTGCAGATGCCTCATGCGCGGCGGGCCAGCGAGCGCATGGCCGGTCTGGCGTGGCTGTCGCTCGCGAGCGGCGAGCTGCGCCTCATGGAAGTGGCCGCAGACAAACTGTCGCGCGAACTCGAACGCATCCGTCCGGCCGAGACACTCGTGCCGGATAGCGCGCTCGACGACTTCAAGGACTTCTCTCTCGGCACCACGACCCGCGTGCCCGACTGGCATTTCGACACCGCCGCCGGCACACAGCGTCTGCGCGATCAGTTGGGCGTCGCCAGCCTGACCGCATTCGGCTGCGACGGACTGAACCCGGCGCTGGGGGCCGCAGGTGCGCTGTTGCAGTACGCCGCCGCCACGCAGGGTCAGTCGCTGCGCCATGTGCAAAGTCTGAACGTGGAGCGGGAAGCCGCCTATATTGGTCTTGACGCCGCGACCCGGCGCAATCTGGAACTCACCGAGACACTGCGCGGCACCGAGTCGCCCACGCTGCTCTCGCTGCTCGACACCTGCGGTACCACGATGGGCAGCCGTCTGATGCGCCACTGGCTTCATCACCCGATGCGCGATCAACAGGTGCCGCAGTCGCGCCAGTTGGCGATCGCGACGCTGCTCGAAGGCCCCGGTACATGGCGCGCGCTGAACAGCGAATTGCGGCATGTGGCGGACGTGGAGCGGATTACGGCACGTCTGGCGCTGCTCACGGCGCGCCCGCGCGATCTGTCGAGCCTGCGCGACGCCCTGCGTCGTCTTCCCGAACTGCACACCACGCTGCGCGCCGTCGAGGCGAACTCGCCGCTGCTGGCCATGCTTCACGAAGATCTCGCCATTCCCGAGGCCGCGCTCGCGCTGCTCACGAGCGCCGTGGCGGAGGAACCCGCAGCAATGGTGCGCGACGGTGGCGTCATCGCCCGCGGTTACGACGCCGACCTCGACGAGTTGCGCGATATCTCGGAGAACTGCGGTCAATTTCTCGTCGATCTGGAAACGCGCGAGCGGGCGCGCACCGGCATCAATAATTTGCGCGTCGAGTTCAACAAGGTGCACGGCTTCTATATCGAAGTCACGCGTGGCCAGACCGACAAAGTGCCCGACGACTATCGTCGTCGCCAGACGCTCAAGAATGCCGAGCGCTACATCACGCCGGAACTGAAGACGTTCGAAGACAAGGCACTGTCTGCGCAGGAGCGCTCGCTCGCACGGGAGAAGGTGTTGTACGACGCGCTGCTGCAAACGCTGTTGCCGCACATCACCGAATTCAAGCGCATTGCGCAGGCGCTCGCTCAACTGGATGTGCTCGCCGCCCTGGCCGAACGTGCCGAGACGCTGGGTTGGGTGAAGCCGGAGTTGGTGCAGGAGCGCGTGGTCGATATTCGCCAGGGCCGCCACCCGGTCGTCGAACAGCAGGTGGAACGCTTCATCGCCAACGATTGCTCACTGGGCGACGCGCGCCGCCTGCTGCTCATCACCGGCCCGAACATGGGCGGTAAGTCGACGTTCATGCGTCAGACCGCGCTGATCGCCCTGCTCGCCTATGTGGGCTGCTACGTGCCGGCCGAAGCCGTGCGTCTTGGCCCGCTCGATGCGATCTTCACCCGTATCGGCGCGTCGGACGACCTCGCCGGCGGCCGCTCGACGTTCATGGTCGAGATGACCGAATCGGCAGCTATTCTGCATACGGCAACCGACCAGAGCCTCGTGCTGATGGACGAAATCGGACGTGGCACCTCAACGTTCGACGGCCTCGCCCTCGCCTGGGCGATCGCACGTCACCTGCTTGGCCACAATCGCTGCTACACGCTGTTCGCCACGCACTATTTCGAACTGACGCAACTCCCGGATGAATTTCCGCAATGCGCCAATGTGCATCTGTCGGCCGTGGAGCATGGCGAAGGCATTGTGTTCCTGCACGCGGTGCAGGACGGTCCCGCAAGTCAAAGCTATGGCTTGCAGGTCGCACAACTCGCCGGCGTGCCGATGCCGGTCATTCGCGCGGCGCGAAAGCATCTGGCGTTGCTGGAACAACAAGCGCTCGATCCCGCCGCGCCGCAGCTCGACCTGTTCGCCACGCGAGCACCTGCCGACGACAGCCTCGACGACTTCGATGAAGACGCCGACAGCGCGACGTCGCAACAAGGTACGAACGGTACCGCGCATCACGCCGCCGCGCTCGATCCGGCGGCAGAGGCCGCGCTGGCACGTCTCGCCCAAATCGATCCGGACGACCTGCGCCCCCGCGAGGCACTCGACCTGTTGTATGAACTGCGGGGCCTGATGGACGGCCGCGCCAACGCCTGA
- a CDS encoding FKBP-type peptidyl-prolyl cis-trans isomerase, with product MKIEKNTVVSVTYKLSDAQGNLIEESGAEPMVYLHGGYDGTFPKIEEALDGQDVGYETQLQLEPGDAFGDYDSELIKIEERGRFPEPLEVGMQFEGTPEDGDDESDTLIYTVTDVADDKVVLDGNHPLAGMALRFELKVTDVRQATEEEIEHQHAHGASGLEVVDEDEDDTPTLH from the coding sequence ATGAAGATCGAAAAGAATACCGTCGTCTCGGTGACTTACAAGTTGTCGGACGCTCAGGGCAACCTGATCGAAGAAAGCGGTGCCGAGCCGATGGTTTATCTGCACGGCGGCTATGATGGCACGTTCCCCAAGATCGAGGAAGCGCTCGATGGTCAGGACGTCGGCTACGAAACGCAACTGCAACTGGAACCGGGTGACGCCTTCGGCGACTACGATTCCGAACTGATCAAGATCGAAGAGCGTGGCCGTTTCCCGGAACCGCTCGAAGTCGGCATGCAGTTCGAAGGCACGCCGGAAGATGGCGACGACGAATCCGACACGCTGATCTATACGGTGACGGACGTTGCCGACGACAAGGTCGTGCTCGACGGCAATCATCCGCTCGCCGGCATGGCCCTGCGTTTTGAGCTGAAGGTGACCGACGTGCGTCAGGCAACGGAAGAAGAGATCGAGCACCAGCACGCCCACGGCGCGTCGGGTCTCGAGGTTGTCGACGAAGACGAAGACGACACTCCCACGCTGCACTGA
- a CDS encoding ribosomal protein uL16 3-hydroxylase — MTTSRPTLPLLGGLAPEAFMKRYWHKRPLLIRQAIPGFTAPLSRDALFALAAQDDVESRLISHARKRWQLDHGPFDADDLPPLTRKQWTLLVQGVNLHAPAVDALMQQFRFIPDARLDDVMISYATDGGGVGPHLDSYDVFLLQAHGKRRWRIGPQRDTTWLEDVPLRILKHFDAEEEWVLEPGDMLYLPPGYAHDGVAEGECMTYSIGFRAPLEQEMLQNFLYYLAENAPELSFARHFAGRYADPKQPAVKHPAALPDAMVDTLVAQLEKVRWGQKEVGDFLGRWLSEPKSHVFFDPPETPLSEVRFVREASLRGLSLSPKTQLLYRRNQYYVNGEPLEVPVSARSTLRRLADSRRLNAEECANFEQNSQEIVEILYDWYASGWLQLEPDSKTVRKLRAVRKKAG, encoded by the coding sequence ATGACGACATCCCGCCCCACATTGCCCTTGCTCGGCGGCCTTGCCCCCGAGGCTTTCATGAAGCGCTACTGGCACAAGCGCCCATTGCTCATCCGGCAAGCGATTCCCGGCTTCACCGCACCGCTCTCGCGCGACGCCCTGTTCGCCCTGGCCGCGCAAGACGACGTTGAATCGCGACTCATCAGCCACGCACGCAAACGCTGGCAACTCGATCATGGCCCCTTCGATGCCGACGATCTGCCGCCGCTGACACGCAAGCAGTGGACGCTTCTCGTGCAGGGCGTGAACCTGCACGCACCGGCCGTGGATGCGCTCATGCAGCAGTTTCGCTTCATTCCCGACGCGCGTCTCGATGATGTCATGATCAGCTACGCGACCGACGGCGGCGGTGTCGGTCCGCACCTCGACTCTTACGACGTCTTTCTGCTGCAAGCCCATGGCAAGCGACGCTGGCGCATTGGACCGCAACGAGACACCACCTGGCTTGAGGATGTGCCGCTGCGCATCCTCAAGCACTTCGATGCGGAGGAGGAATGGGTGCTCGAGCCGGGCGACATGCTGTACTTGCCGCCGGGTTATGCACACGACGGCGTTGCCGAGGGTGAGTGCATGACGTACTCGATCGGTTTTCGCGCGCCGCTCGAGCAGGAGATGCTGCAAAACTTCCTGTACTACCTTGCCGAGAACGCACCGGAACTGTCGTTCGCGCGCCATTTCGCTGGCCGATACGCCGATCCGAAGCAACCTGCCGTCAAACATCCGGCCGCGCTGCCCGACGCCATGGTCGACACGCTCGTCGCACAACTCGAGAAGGTGCGTTGGGGACAAAAAGAGGTGGGGGATTTCCTTGGCCGCTGGTTGAGCGAACCGAAGTCGCATGTGTTCTTCGACCCGCCGGAAACGCCGCTTTCGGAGGTACGTTTCGTGCGCGAAGCCTCGTTACGCGGTCTGTCGCTCTCGCCCAAGACGCAATTGTTGTATCGACGCAACCAATACTACGTGAACGGTGAGCCGCTCGAAGTGCCCGTCAGTGCGCGATCGACGTTGCGGCGCCTTGCCGACAGCCGTCGGTTGAATGCAGAGGAATGTGCGAATTTCGAGCAAAATAGCCAAGAAATCGTCGAAATTCTGTACGATTGGTATGCTTCGGGATGGCTGCAACTCGAACCAGACTCGAAGACCGTGCGAAAGTTGCGCGCCGTAAGGAAAAAAGCGGGGTAA